A single Lactuca sativa cultivar Salinas chromosome 8, Lsat_Salinas_v11, whole genome shotgun sequence DNA region contains:
- the LOC111920117 gene encoding probable sugar phosphate/phosphate translocator At3g10290, with product MSSSSSPPSSQVFFISSLIILWYSSNIGVLLLNKFLLSNYGFKFPIFLTMCHMSACAILSYISIVFLKVVPFQKIKSRSQFLRIATLSIVFCASVVGGNISLRFLPVSFNQAVGATTPFFTAMFAYLMTLKREAWVTYGALVPVVTGVVIASGGEPSFHLYGFIMCISATAARAFKSVLQGILLSSEGEKLNSMNLLLYMSPIAIVVLLPAALIMEPDVMEVTISLALKHRFMWLLLLINSTMAYAANLTNFLVTKNTSALTLQVLGNAKGAVAVVISILLFRNPVTFVGIAGYSMTVMGVVAYGEAKRRYK from the exons atgtcatcttcttcatcacCACCCTCTTcacaagtgttcttcatttcatcaCTCATTATCCTCTGGTATTCATCGAACATCGGTGTTCTTCTCCTCAATAAGTTCTTGCTCTCCAATTATGGCTTCAAATTCCCAATTTTTCTCACAATGTGTCATATGTCAGCTTGTGCTATCCTCAGTTACATCTCCATTGTTTTTCTCAAAGTTGTTCCCTTTCAGAAGATCAAATCGAGGTCGCAGTTTTTAAGGATTGCAACTCTCAGCATTGTGTTTTGTGCGTCCGTTGTAGGTGGGAATATTTCTCTTAGATTTTTGCCTGTTTCTTTCAACCAAGCTGTCGGTGCAACGACACCGTTTTTCACCGCCATGTTTGCGTATCTGATGACCTTAAAGAGAGAAGCTTGGGTTACCTATGGTGCACTTGTTCCTGTGGTCACTGGTGTTGTGATTGCCAGTGGG GGTGAGCCAAGTTTTCATTTGTATGGATTTATTATGTGCATAAGTGCGACCGCTGCTAGGGCCTTCAAGTCAGTTCTTCAAGGCATCCTACTTTCTTCCGAGGG GGAGaaattgaattccatgaatttGTTGCTATATATGTCCCCGATTGCTATCGTTGTTTTATTGCCTGCTGCACTTATAATGGAACCAGATGTGATGGAAGTTACCATTTCTCTTGCATTGAAACATAGATTCATGTGGCTATTGCTTTTGATCAATTCAACCATGGCTTATGCAGCCAACTTGACCAATTTCTTGGTGACCAAGAACACAAGTGCATTGACACTCCAG GTACTTGGGAATGCGAAAGGAGCTGTAGCTGTTGTTATCTCGATACTTCTTTTCAGAAATCCCGTGACATTTGTAGGAATAGCTGGTTACTCGATGACTGTTATGGGGGTGGTTGCTTATGGAGAAGCCAAGCGGAGATACAAATGA